The Manduca sexta isolate Smith_Timp_Sample1 chromosome 24, JHU_Msex_v1.0, whole genome shotgun sequence nucleotide sequence CATTCAGGTATTGGTAAGACTGCACTATGCAAGTACCTGATAGAAAATCTCAATTGTTATCATGTTGAGGTCAATGGACCAGCCATATTTAGCAAGTATTTTGGGAAACTGAAAGAACCATGAGAAATTTGTTTGATAAAGCAATAGAGAATGAACCCAGTATTATCTTGGTAGACGAAATTGAAACTATATGTCCTAAACGATCCTCAGGCAGCACAGAACAGGAGAGAAGAGTGACATCAGCATTTGTTTCTTTCTTGGATAACCTTCATGATGAGAATAGAAGAGTCTTTATTCTTGCTACTACCAGGAAACCAGAAGCTATAGACCCAATGCTGAGAAGATTtggaagattagacaaagaaATTGAGGTCCCTGTGCCAGATAGGATTAGAAGGAGGGAAATACTTTACAGTTTACTTAAAAATCTTCCCCACAGAATACCTGAAAAAGATATTGAGACAATATCTGACTTGGCTCACGGCTATGTTGCTGCCGACATTGTTAATTTATGTACACAAGCTTCCATGAAATGTATAAAGAGGTGCAGCGAATCCATAGAAAAAGAAGATTTAATTGCCGCACTAACTGTAGTTAGACCAAGTGCCATGCGCGAGTTATTAATAGAAGTACCAAATGTGAGGTGGACAGACATTGGTGGACAACAAGATTTGAAGTTAAAACTCGATCAAACAGTTGAATGGCCGCTAAAACATGGCGAAAGTTTTAAGCGTTTAGGTATACGGCCGCCAGCCGGAGTCTTGCTTTACGGACCTCCAGGCTGTTCTAAGACTATGATAGCAAAAGCACTGGCGACTGAAAGTGGGCTCAACTTTTTATCCATAAAAGGTCCAgagttattttcaaaatgggTAGGCGAGTCAGAGCGTGCTGTACGCGATTTATTTACGAAAGCTAGGCAAGTAGCTCCTTCAGTGATATTCTTTGATGAGATGGACGCTATCGGAGGCGAGAGAGGTGCGGGCGAAGCCGGAGTACATGAAAGGGTTTTGGCGCAACTACTTACGGAGTTAGATGGTGTGGTGCCCCTAAATTCCGTTACAATATTAGCCGCAACAAACAGACCTGATAGAATGGACAGGGCGTTGCTTCGACCGGGGCGATTAGATCGGCTTATTTACGTACCCTTGCCAGATTTCGAGACAAGGTTACAGATTTTGGAACTGAAGCTTGAAAAAATGAGTACCTGTGACATTAACTCGCACAGTCTTGCAACTAGGACCGACGGGTTTTCTGGCGCTGAACTTAACGCGTTATGCCATGAAGCAGCCTTGAGAGCTCTAGAGAGGAATCTCGATTGCCCAGCAGTAACCATGGAGCATTTTGAGCATGTTTTGAAAGATTTTAAACCAAGAACACCAGGATCACTGTTGAAGGTTTATGAGAGTTTGCTTTAGGACAAAGATCTGGATGATAGCACTGTCGTCTTGTCTACAATGGACAATGAATGATTCTTGAATGATTTCATAGATTTCAAAAAGCACCTTGAATTAACACACTTTGTAGGTCTCtgattaacattttaatgagtaatgagataaataaagtttattacctCAAGCTCCTATTTATGAAACATTATTAATGAAGGCTAAATGTATGAGATAGgtcatatttttaaagtatagttCTAATATCTTTTCTACTGTTTAAAGATTGTGTGatgttcaaaaattattttgaataacaaaacaattaacCCTACTAGTtgtagcaaaatattattaataaaaaagatatttataaaaagttcaataaaaaaGTGTTACTTTATAAAGCAACAGAAATCAGTGGACTGTATATAAAAGGGTTTTATATAATCATGACAGATTACCTAACTGTAAAAAATTATCGCATGTTTACTACATTATTATATGTCTGAAATTAGTTGCGATTTTCAGCAGAATATCTACCAAAAATCAAATACTTGTATGGTAACACAATATGTTATTAGTATAGTAAGTAAAGattaaatatttggattttataatttattttttccataGTATAAAGGAAgccttatatttattatttgtataaattaacacATAATCTAGTCcttataatactattttctgTTAATAACACTGATCTTTGTGGGTCATTTTTTGAGGTACAATCATTTTatgcataaatattatacatattacgatttaattttaaaatgtgttattCTTTCGACCCACAAAATTTCGCTACAGGGAGTCACAACACTCACTAATTAAGATTTCAACATGGGCTCTATTGTGATATTACTCATTTATGGAAATAAGTGAATATAAAGCAGATTTTAGAACAAAGTTGATTTTACATCTATAGTTACAGAAATTAAAGAATATTGaagatttatgtaaatatttcgaatattgtGCAAAACGCTAAATACCTATGCGATTTTGGAACTTATTCAAAGAATGTATATTGTTTAACACACTAGAtaactgtattttgtttttttttgtgtacattCTGAAAGTAGTTGGTGAATACATCTTAGTTTTGATTGGTAGATgactgtaataataaataccaatgAGCAGAAATTAAGATTGTGAGTGAAGAAAGcacagaatttaaaaatatgtgtgcaCTTGACAAAATCTTCTTTTACCacacttatattttacattgtacACATATGGCCTATAATCGAATTTGctctaaaatcttttaatgttatgaagaaattgtattataaatgcgaaattgtCTTATATTcctagtataattttgtatCCGAATATAGATCAAAAACATatcataataagtattatagaGACAAAAGTTTATCAAGAAATTATGAATCGAAAACAGATTAATTTATCGACAGAACTAGATAATATACTCCCGCCTCCCCCCAAATAAACTGGTCGCAGTAACATTCTTTACTCAACAGCAAAACGTATTTGGTTTAGTTTTCACGAACAACCACCTGATTTCAAGTTGGGAGGTCCAAGGCAAATGTGTTGGAACTTACACCGAATATTTCCCACCTGGAAACGAAAACCAGGGCCTGCCAGACCAAAaaataaaggaatatttttgtcAGTCTTTCATATAAAATAGTTCCGTTTTGTATACAGAgtgttattaatgaataaaGTATACTTTAACTCTTAGGTCAAACGGTACCACACAAACATAGcgtgtagttttttttaagtgaaTTACCTTAAACATTGGTTTTCCATCAATAtactattttttcaattatatccaACACTCcactataaaaattgaaaacgGTACATATTTAGTCAAGGTAAGAATTCGTAGATAATAAAGGTCTCCTAATATTCTGTCAAACGCAATTTCATACAAAAGATCATTCATAAGTTGTAGGAAAATGCGCGTCACAATTTACTGCATTCCGCCGGCGTTAGTAGTGTGACGAACTCTATACATATTTCAACCAGTATAAGTTATATTAGACCgcccaaaatattatatataacaatagtCCTTAATGGACCACCCTGTACATTGAGTACCAAACTCCGCATGACCAATTCAAGAATCGCCTTGTCCTAAAGATCTTATATAAAGAGACTCTGTCTCAGGACCTAGCTTCCTGACACATTGCTTATCCTTCTTTCACAGTTCTTTGTTCAAGGGATCAAAATATGTGCTCAATTTTTATTACGGCCTTCATTTTCGGGATCATGGTTTTCAgattattattttcgtattttttttttaaatattttgtgatgtgaaattaataatgttttgttggCAAGTGTATTTATCAGAATATCATAATTTCTTTCCAAATGTATCAAAACTATTTTCATCAACACTTTGAAGTTAAACTTATAATTGAAGTGCCGTAAATGAGGCGAATAGGAATTAAGGaaactttaaattatgttttaagattctactacaatttaaaacttcagtttttttttcgaaGTTAAATGATTTCGGAATTTTTGAAGTTCGCGAGTCTATTGGGTCTGTTTGGTTCTAACCCGTTTAGGAGACGAAATTACCCAAAATACAACTCAAAGCCACTGATTTAGGCCATACATTATCTGCCAATCAGTTCAATGTCaagaattttattcattatccCCATTTACACATTTTGATCCTTCGAGCCGGAACTGGCGAACCCCACCCCATTCTACATTTAAACGCGCAGTATCTCAGTGTGCCTGTTGTAACATATGGCGATCCAGTCTGGTTGTGTGGCGCCCCACTGTATTTGATTCACTTCACCCTCGGCTGCGGTATAGGCCAGGATGGGGTCTTCTATTGCGCGCGGCATTTGTTGTATGTCCCATATTAGCGCCTGATGGTCGTCGCCCGCTGTGCAAATGTGGCACGAGCTGAATGGACAGAATAAATACTTAATCATGATGAGAATAGATTTAGAATGAGTATATGGAATttggatatttatttgttattttgttttaggatGTTTTTTGCTAGTATGTCATTGGATAACTGCTGGATACATGGTAATGACGAGCCAGACACTTGTTCCCATAGTTGTTTGGGGTCACTTGGCATAATTAATGACATAGTCAGGGTCACCGCGTCCCTTTCGTTGAATGTTACAATGTACTTGATTATCGGGTTTAGTGTAGTTATCTATCTACAATAGAatcaaatttagttttattcttAAACAACTTTAGACTAACAATTTAATTGCGCAAGAATTTCAAGATTCATTAACACTAGTggcaattcaaaataaatgcgACTTGTTGTAAGTCTTGCAAgtttcaaaatttacaaaagtCAGCCTGCGGTGATTGTTTAGTAGTATTACTTTGAGAAGTCGCCTTCTGTATGATTTCCTAAATTACAGTCCGTTTTGACATGTAAGCTTAATGTACAAATAGTGATGGTTACCTGTGCGGCGCCCAGGCGATGCCGTTGACGCATGCGCGGTGGTTGTTGAGCCTCGCCACGGGCGTGCACGGCACGCGCACGTCCAGGATGATCACCTCGCACGCGTCCATCGCGATCGTGGCGAGGTAGTTCGGGTCCTGCTTGTTCCACGCCAGCCGGAGCAGCGGCGTGTGCTGCGGGTCCTGACAAACATTATCTAACTTGTTACTGAGGCGGACACAAGGCTTAACTTGTCATGTTGTTAAGCACACCATTGCATTCAAACTGTCGTTGTTGTTTAATATTCtgtagatttatatattaagtatgtataagAGTtgagtaaaatatagttttggcTGGTCTAAGAAATTcaaaaaaccattaaaatagtTAATGAATAAATACCGTATCCCAGCTGCGTACCTCGTATATGATGGTGGAGTGCTCGAGGTGTCGCAGGTCGAACATGCGCACGGAGCCGTCGGCGCCCACCGACGCGAACATgtcgcgcccgccgcccgcgcggCTGAACGCGATGTCGTACACCTCCTGCACACACACATATCACCACATGCCCGCTGCACTACTGCGCATGTCTCAAACATGGGGCAGTTCATGTACATAgttaagccctgtattataaccGTGttactgctgggcatgggcctctactactgagagggattaggccttagtccaccacgctggcctaatgtggattcgtaaacttcacacaccctcaatatagagaagttctcaggtatgcaggtttccttcaccggtaaaacaaactataatacACAAAACAGCAACAGCCTTGTTGGGTGTAGAATGGACTATCAAGACAAATGTTCatagattcaaatcccaagggcaaacctctaacttttctaaaattatgtgtgtatagtTTGTCAATTAGTAAATTTCCTgtcaaatattaattgaatgaaGAAATATAGTAACTAGTTTCCTGAAAGATATCAAAaagagatttaaaattaatcaatatgacaaataaataaatgatgcaCAACCAACCCTTACCTTATCATGAGCAATAAGTTGGGTCTTAACATGTCCAGACACCTCATTGACTCGTCCCAACACCTGGCCTGTCTCCAGACCCCAGATTGTACAAGTTGTGTCAATACTACTGGTGCCAATCAAGTTGGGGTCCACTTCGTTCCAATCAAATGAGGTGAGAGGTGCACAGAAGTCAGAATTCTTGTTGTTGTTGAGGACACACTCGAAGAGAGTGTAGGGTTCGCCGGCGCGCCAGATTCGGAGATAGTCGCCTGGTAAAAAAACGTAAATGCATTGTTCCATTTATAAGTTGATTCAAAAGAAGTCAGTCAATAAATCGGTTTCAATTTTTATCATGTAATATTCTTTAGTCCATATACCCAGACTACTGAATAACAAAAGGGATAAAAATAGACCATTAATAGAAAGAAGTTATAATTATGGCTTCATAGAGCGTTGTTTCTTTCACTCACCCATGCATATAGCAGCTGACCTGCTAATTTTTTTTGAGCGCAATGAATATTTACTGCTAAGTACTGTAACTGACACTTACCGCTAGTTGCTAATAGGTCAGGATACACCCCCTTGCTGTCAGGGATCCACATGATCTTGGTGGTGGGGTATGGATGGTCAAATGTGCTCTTAGCACTGAATTCACTTGTGTCTTCATCTAATGATATGATCTGTACctggatttaaaataatacacatcaGCTCACACCTTTATCTCCAAGGTTTAGGTAGAAGTGTAATGGATGGAACCTAATTTTACTAAGCTTACATctatcccatgatgttataagCTTAAATGTAGCTTATAGTATTACCTTTTTATAGCAAATTTTTTTAGGATCAGATCAGTAGTTTAGGATTATCCCAGTTCCTTCATATAACTTCTTGGGCATTACAAGCAAAGATTGATCAAAGTATAAATGGGATCTTGATAAAACAACTATCTATGAAAAACTTAATACaacttaactttttttaaatattaacaatataataacaaataaaacataacttaaggcgatacctcaaggtccattttcatacattttgtttcggctttaatctgggtaactaaacaagtattggcaagtaaagaatttaaattcacgtctagttagtgattagttctcgcagttgaaagaaaaatgtaaaaataattaataatcatggatatttcggcctttaaaatttaatatgactatgatttaaaatttattatgaatttaatatgtatgaaaatggaccttgaggtatcgccttaaaaagGCTTCAAAATACAAGTAATATCAAGGTGTAGATAaggtcttatttatatttaccttaTTATTGTATTCTTCAACAAAACTGCCCAGCGCCAGACGGAACCTCTTGTCTGGTCGCACAGACCAGTTCATGGAGTATAGAGGCCATGGTGCTTGGTATCTGGTtagggtttaaaaataaataataacattatataattagaaaaatactaaagtaaataaactttactGTAAATTTACTATGGTTAAAGGCATGTTTCACAGTATGCAATAAGTTTGaattattgcatttaatttacaaatattttgggCTTCTTTTTCATTTAAACAGAAAACATAAAGGATACAAGgtaagaataaaaaacataaggaatgagaaaataaacaaatcctgccataaaactataaaaaaaattaaactataatatattgtgGTAGCTATGAATAAATTCAccagaacaaaaaaatatgaaacaaatcaGTAAAGATATGTACATACTTGTATATTTCTTTGCGTTTCGTGCTGGAGCTTGTTGTACTGGAACTACTGTGTGGCATCGACATGTTTCAGCCTTCTACAACacaaacaatacatacatatagcattttatttataaatccttATTGGATATAACTTAAGACAATATTAGTACACGTGCTTGCTAGCTCACTCATGGCATATGACAGAGCAAGGTATGGAGACAAGTGTAATagcttttttattacattagttTGAATTGTTTATAGTAACATAGATTACTCAAACGGATTGGGAGCCAAGGATTACCGTATAGGTTTAAGAACCCGTTGAAGACATGGCTTACAGTTATTTTCGTAATAATAACATTCTCATCAAATATAATCTACGCAATTTGAGCAAGTGTAAAAAATTCAACATCAAACTTTCTGAAAAATcgatatcacataaaaatggtgtTTGGCAACTTTACCTCGCTTCGCTTCTCGAAGCATATGTTGTAGTATATCGGTGTGGATTATTTAtacgttgtttttattaatcCACAAATGcactctatttatttatttaattcacaatcactaataataaaacatgcattatttttataaatttgacaaATGACAATCCACACACGGCCATTGACAATTGACATATTATGACAGTGAGTtgccaattatttattatatttttaactaatataaattaataaattgacgCTTCggattttgtattataaataacaccggtcaacacgatttttgagtctggctcctgaatgtgaaattttggtttctcctatgttacaaataaataaaaaaataactgttccgatcaaagtttgcttttgtagaaactagagcaattttactaagtttcaaaaaatacatacaaatttttatacttcctctgtaattttatttaaaattacgataaaaaaagtttttattgaacatcaaagtcttttttatacaagaattatgactaataatagcaaacaaatagaaaataacaaaaaatcatgttcaaaaatgttttttttttaatcgatcTTTTATGTTCGTGTGCGTATTAATCCCCAAATGTAATCTCGTATTAATCCCCATCATACTCTCGTTGTACTGCTCTTGGTAATATCGTTCAAAGTCCATTacatcttggtaaaaacgttctccctgATCCTCTAAATAGGCAcccatattatgtttaaatttgtccagatgagcatgtagcatatggagtttatgggacattctgcatcccatcaatttaaaactttcaagcatagtttcaatgaacttttcataattgtcgactctgtgatttccaaaaaaacaattgactactgctttcagacgcttccaggattatttttcgtgagcaataaggaattttgtgaaatcatcgctgctcactatttattttatttgtggtccaacgaaaataccagttttaactttagcttcagataatttgggaaataatctctttaaatattcaatagcttcagaattatgatctagagcttacagaaattgcttcattagccctaacttgatatgtaacggtagcatcaatatttatttaggctctactattggtttcactttcacattatattttccaatttgaaattaacacaagcaccgtgaggcacccatttcttatcttgattccgtattttaagattataataagcgtcataggcttcgcaatgcttcaaaatcgttGCCGAAGCAAatttcttacttcttactttaataaattcaccgcaaataaaacagaattaatcaacattctgtttacactttcttggtgccattttctaaccaagtacCACATAAAAGTCGGCTGTTAcaattcaaatatacttttttaaatagtaatagactagtaaacactcactactgccgttcagacataattcacaatttgcaattaaaatgatcaaaatgctaCCGCCTATTCCTCATAAGAatcatttaaaatcttcaaaacgtacttatcaacataaatcagacaaaagcaaactttaagggttaaaaatggatatccgagtgtttttcgatgtttggaatcagaattcaagcattagaacagaaacacaaaaaaaaaaaatttttttgtcgACATGTGTAATCTATGAGCTAATACTCAAGAATAATTCTTTATAAtcgaaaatacaaaatattaacgaATCTGCAATGTGATGTTCGAGAAATCTAAGTTTTCAATATTGGAAACTATAAATTGAAAGTTGAAGATTATGTTTGAAAGCACTTGTATctacataatttgtattttgctaTATATTTGGCATATAAGacatcttttattattattaattttacttaaacttTGGCAGACATAAATTGATTAGAGAcaattattattccaaatataatTAACGCCTGATAATAAAGTATTAGCAACATGTTGTTTGCTAGTTGCtcgttgttttttgtttatgatcAAAGGTTAGGCACCATAAAACACATAATGTAATtgcagttaattaataaattagtccCTAATTAGTATCTCTTACATAATTATGTGCAGTTTGTATTTAATTGCTTCCTTTACCGTACGCCGCATGGATGAATATCAGCCATCACTCATTAATCTAGGCAAACAATATTGCACTACATAAGGAAATCGGAAAGTATAGTTATAGTAGCACTGGTTTGGTATTTCGTTTTCTACATAATTGTTTCAGACTTCCAACAGTCATTAATTCAACACGCTACATGGATATTATCTTTATCAAATCCACAGTAAATCACGTCGTCGAAAAATGATTGTATTTGTTCATTATTGGGTGTATGGTAATTCGTAACCATCCGgtaaattatttacttgatgcttaactgaaaaatatgtaattattattagtacccTCATGTAGCGGGTTAGTTTTGcctattatgtaaatatattaatcataattttgtaattaggtCATTTAACAAGAAATCGATTAATTAATTTCAGATTAATTACGCAAACGATGTAGCCGTccttaacatttaatataaaaattaacttcCAGTTTCCATACTAGTATAGGAAACTATGGGAAAATAATGATCTTAATTTTGTTCGaggtaatattttacaattaggtAAAGGTAGGTAAGTAATATGataagaatttttatattttaattcttactgtaataatataaatttaaaatttactgtaacttatttacaatatatttttgcaggtttattttacataattaatttaatcatggaattattgttttttgtggCGGCATAAGTAGATCGTCTATTGGAAAGACCTGGGTTCTATTTCCAGGACTGACACTTTGTATCAAGGTT carries:
- the LOC115444695 gene encoding DDB1- and CUL4-associated factor 7, with protein sequence MSMPHSSSSTTSSSTKRKEIYKYQAPWPLYSMNWSVRPDKRFRLALGSFVEEYNNKVQIISLDEDTSEFSAKSTFDHPYPTTKIMWIPDSKGVYPDLLATSGDYLRIWRAGEPYTLFECVLNNNKNSDFCAPLTSFDWNEVDPNLIGTSSIDTTCTIWGLETGQVLGRVNEVSGHVKTQLIAHDKEVYDIAFSRAGGGRDMFASVGADGSVRMFDLRHLEHSTIIYEDPQHTPLLRLAWNKQDPNYLATIAMDACEVIILDVRVPCTPVARLNNHRACVNGIAWAPHSSCHICTAGDDHQALIWDIQQMPRAIEDPILAYTAAEGEVNQIQWGATQPDWIAICYNRHTEILRV